A stretch of DNA from Coccidioides posadasii str. Silveira chromosome 1, complete sequence:
TTGGCATTGGGAAAGGGGTCGTTCTGCCATACCCCAGTGAGACCGGATTACATGACAAGACACATGAGGAGGGGAAGGAGATAATAAAAAGGAAACCGTCACACCGTAAAGATATTTTGTAAGATTTTCATTATTCATTGATAATTTGTTTTGCTTCGCCCAGAGTAGGTGGAGCTGCAGGAACGGAAGTATGGGTGGACGCAGGCTTGTTTCGCAGAGATGCGACGTGCAGGATCATATTCGAGCATCGCGTCCAACAGCAAGAGCCCGCTTTCTTCTAGGCCGGTAACAATCTTTCGGATGTCTTCCCGTCTCCATTTGGGAAAGGAGCTTTTGAAGTCCGGGAACGAAGTCACGCCGGGCCAACTTCTCTCATCGGGAGTACCACGTATTCTATGATGATCACGTCAATGCATGTCCCTCAGAATGTACTACAGTAAAACTTACCTGAAAATTTTGAATATTTCGTCAATCTCAGAATCCCCGGGGAACAGTGGTTTACGGGTGCACATCTCTGCGAAGATGGCACCAACAGACCACATATCCACCCCGGTAGAGTAGTGCCGTCCGCCCAGGAGGATTTCTGGGGCTCGATACCAGAGAGTAACAACCTGATATAGGGATTAGCACGTAGGCATTTGGACGGGCACGGAGCCTCTCTAACCTCATGAGTATACGTTCTGAGCGGGACGCCAAAAGCCCTTGCTAGGCCGAAATCTGCCAGCTTAAGGTTGCCGTCGCGATCAATCAGCAAGTTTTGAGGTTTCAGGTCACGGTGCAGGACCCGATGACTGTGACAGTAACGGACGCCCTCGACCAGCTGAGCCATGAATTTCTTGACCATGGCTTCTCCAAGTCCCAATCGGCTCATATTTAAAGACCCATCTGGCAATGCCTTCCCTCGACCACCCTCGCTAACAGGAAGTGCTTCCATGTACTTCTTCAGGTCCAAGTCAAGGAACTCGAAGACGAGGTATAGTTTATGCCCATCAGCGTGGACGATGTTAAGCAGGCGAACGATATTCGGGTCGTGCATTTCCTTCAGCAGGGAGATCTCGCGAATGGCCGTGCTCGGTACTCCCTCATCTTCCGCCTCAAGGCGGATTTTTTTCAGAGCCACGATGCGACCCTGGTTGCTTAGGTCCCGAGCTTTGTAAACGACGCCATACGTGCCTGCAAAGATACACTCTCAGCTTCAGGTCCTCGCACGTATTGTTTGTGTATGAGACGCGACATGTCAGCTGTGAACATCAAGACATACCCTCTCCGATCTTCTCGATCTTCTGATAGTTTTCCATGATGCGATAATTCTATACACTGCAATGTTCGTAAACAAATAGTAATGGAGGAGCAATGAGTGTCGTTGCGCTATAACTTTGGGCACAAGCCTCGTCGTTGGCAGCGGGGGATTGTCTCGTAACGGGTCAACAGTCTCGTGTAGACGCGCGATATTGTAAGCAGGCAACAGGCCTGGAAGGAAGAGGAAACGATTGGGGAAATGGCTAAGTGTTAGTATATCCTCAACTTCACTGGAGCAGACAGGCGACAAGGGAGCCGAGATGTCATTGTCCAGGTCAGATTCTGTCAGGCTGAACGCTCCATCTTGCAGCAGCCGGGAAGTTTCTGGTTGGTGGTGGGGGACAAGGCTGCTTGTTTGGAAGTTTTGTTTCCCGGGGGAGGTCAAGTTTACAAATTTCcacaaacaaacaaaatttctttttgttcAAGGCTCATATATTGTCCTGGTTGGCCCATTATCCAAACCTTTCTACGCGTTTATTATCCAATAAAGGCCCAGCACACCATCTGTGGTTCGGGAGTCGCGGCCAAAACGCAAAAATATCCAGGGATTTTCCACGAGGATACCTTTCAGGGCCCGTAACAAGGACTTTCATTCAAACATTGCCGGAAAAAGTTGGATGGGACCAACCAACTTCCCATTCAACCAAGTACCTGAAAGACTACTCATGGTTCCTGCTGAAAAGCTCAGCCCATATGAACGGGCTCCAGCGGCCGTTCGAGAGCTGTACAGCGAATGTCGGCGCTTGAGCGCCCTACAGATCGATTCGCATCCGCAAATTCTCGATTTTCAAGGCCTGAACAAGGATCGCTTACCTGATGGAATCGTCCTCAAGGAATGCATCCCTCCGTCTTCCCTTGAACTAGCGTTTGACGAGTTCATGGGCAGCAATTCCTGGAGGAAAGACCTACGTGATGGAAGAGACGGTGCTTGCGTTT
This window harbors:
- the CDC28 gene encoding Cyclin-dependent kinase catalytic subunit (EggNog:ENOG410PFG7~COG:D~BUSCO:8996at33183) encodes the protein MENYQKIEKIGEGTYGVVYKARDLSNQGRIVALKKIRLEAEDEGVPSTAIREISLLKEMHDPNIVRLLNIVHADGHKLYLVFEFLDLDLKKYMEALPVSEGGRGKALPDGSLNMSRLGLGEAMVKKFMAQLVEGVRYCHSHRVLHRDLKPQNLLIDRDGNLKLADFGLARAFGVPLRTYTHEVVTLWYRAPEILLGGRHYSTGVDMWSVGAIFAEMCTRKPLFPGDSEIDEIFKIFRIRGTPDERSWPGVTSFPDFKSSFPKWRREDIRKIVTGLEESGLLLLDAMLEYDPARRISAKQACVHPYFRSCSSTYSGRSKTNYQ